From Humisphaera borealis, the proteins below share one genomic window:
- a CDS encoding dipeptidase, producing the protein MLDRVLDTIDSRKDQSLALLKDFLRIPSVSTKPENANDVKHCAEWLADQIRQTGLSATVYPTDGHPIVVAKNSHQPGRPTVLMYGHYDVQPPEPLDLWTTPAFEPDVRKDENGFDAVYARGAVDDKGQVWCHVEAIRAFAGNLPVNVTMLIEGEEECGSGHLDAFVEQHADLLKADVCVISDTNQFARGLPAITYGLRGLCYMEVFVTGPDHDLHSGMYGGAVPNPANVLCQLIASLHDTDGRVTIPGFYDDVVPLSQEERDQWKKLPLTEEQFAAGVGIPFGNGEVGFTSIERKWARPTLDVNGLTSGYQGVGAKTVIASKASAKVSMRLVPKQDPAKIRAAFEKHLRDRCPKNVKIEFVGHGLSPGVLTPVESPAVQLAREALEIGFGVKPTIMREGGSIPVVGLIKKVLGIDTLLVGFGLPDDRVHSPNEKFDLDALHKGTRTAALLYAKLASL; encoded by the coding sequence GCGCTGCTCAAGGATTTCCTGCGCATTCCCAGCGTCAGCACGAAGCCCGAGAACGCCAACGACGTCAAACATTGTGCCGAATGGCTCGCCGACCAGATTCGCCAGACCGGCCTGTCGGCGACGGTCTATCCGACCGACGGCCATCCGATCGTCGTCGCGAAGAATAGCCACCAGCCCGGCCGACCCACGGTGTTGATGTACGGCCACTACGATGTGCAGCCCCCCGAGCCACTGGACCTCTGGACGACCCCGGCGTTCGAGCCCGACGTCCGCAAGGACGAGAACGGCTTCGACGCCGTCTATGCCCGGGGTGCGGTCGATGACAAAGGGCAGGTCTGGTGCCATGTCGAAGCGATCCGCGCCTTCGCCGGGAATCTGCCGGTCAACGTGACCATGCTCATCGAAGGCGAAGAAGAGTGCGGCAGCGGCCACCTCGACGCGTTCGTGGAGCAGCACGCCGATCTGCTTAAGGCCGACGTCTGCGTCATCAGCGACACCAACCAGTTTGCTCGCGGCCTGCCGGCGATCACCTATGGCCTGCGCGGCCTGTGCTACATGGAGGTCTTCGTCACAGGTCCCGATCACGACCTGCACTCCGGCATGTACGGCGGGGCGGTGCCGAACCCGGCCAACGTCCTATGCCAGCTCATCGCCAGTCTGCACGACACAGACGGCCGGGTGACGATCCCCGGTTTCTACGACGATGTCGTGCCGCTCTCGCAGGAGGAGCGCGACCAGTGGAAAAAGCTCCCCCTGACCGAAGAGCAATTCGCCGCCGGCGTCGGAATCCCCTTTGGTAATGGCGAAGTGGGTTTCACGTCGATCGAACGTAAATGGGCCAGGCCGACACTGGATGTGAACGGTCTGACATCCGGCTACCAGGGCGTTGGCGCCAAGACGGTCATCGCATCGAAGGCGTCGGCCAAGGTGTCCATGCGGCTGGTGCCGAAGCAGGACCCGGCCAAGATCCGTGCCGCGTTCGAGAAACACCTCCGCGACCGCTGCCCGAAGAACGTGAAGATCGAGTTCGTCGGCCACGGCCTGTCTCCAGGCGTCCTGACGCCGGTCGAGTCGCCCGCCGTCCAGTTGGCCCGCGAGGCGTTGGAGATCGGCTTCGGCGTCAAGCCGACGATCATGCGCGAAGGCGGCAGCATTCCGGTGGTGGGGCTGATCAAGAAGGTGCTAGGCATCGACACCCTGCTGGTAGGTTTCGGCCTGCCCGATGATCGCGTGCACTCGCCGAACGAGAAGTTCGACCTCGACGCGCTGCACAAAGGCACAAGGACGGCGGCGCTGCTCTACGCGAAGCTTGCTTCCTTGTAG
- a CDS encoding CpsB/CapC family capsule biosynthesis tyrosine phosphatase, whose protein sequence is MKDAVPTMKTGRIDVHSHLLPGIDDGCKTPADSVECAKRMVAAGYTHSFCTPHIWPDLPHNTIDGITQRVAHLQEIFDAEGVALKLFPGGELNLRPEMPASAADDIVSYGMRRKFVLFDIWADKLPAFFRPCVEWLKSQGVTVMMAHPERMKAVQDDPGLIRFFKDELGLLLQGNLQCLSDPLGTPTRVVVENLLVKGEYFVLGSDLHNPQTLDIRLRGLKQAIALVGNEVVDRLTITNPRQLL, encoded by the coding sequence ATGAAAGACGCCGTCCCCACCATGAAAACAGGCCGTATCGACGTCCACTCCCACCTGCTGCCCGGCATCGACGACGGCTGCAAAACGCCGGCCGACTCTGTCGAGTGTGCCAAGCGTATGGTCGCCGCCGGCTACACGCACAGCTTCTGCACGCCGCACATCTGGCCCGATCTGCCGCATAACACGATCGACGGTATCACCCAGCGGGTGGCGCACCTTCAGGAGATTTTCGACGCCGAGGGCGTCGCGTTGAAGCTCTTCCCCGGCGGCGAGTTGAACCTGCGCCCCGAGATGCCCGCCTCGGCCGCCGACGACATCGTCAGCTACGGCATGCGCCGCAAGTTCGTCCTGTTCGACATCTGGGCCGACAAGCTGCCGGCGTTCTTCCGGCCCTGCGTCGAGTGGCTCAAGAGCCAGGGCGTGACGGTGATGATGGCCCATCCCGAGCGCATGAAAGCCGTCCAGGACGACCCTGGGCTCATCCGGTTCTTTAAAGACGAACTGGGCCTGCTGCTGCAGGGGAATCTGCAATGCCTGAGCGACCCGCTCGGCACACCCACCCGGGTGGTCGTCGAGAATCTGCTGGTCAAGGGGGAGTACTTCGTCCTCGGCAGCGACCTGCACAATCCGCAGACGCTGGACATTCGGCTGAGAGGTTTGAAGCAGGCGATCGCGCTGGTGGGCAACGAGGTCGTCGACCGGCTTACGATTACCAATCCACGACAGCTTCTGTGA